Proteins from a genomic interval of Methanofollis formosanus:
- the acsB gene encoding acetyl-CoA decarbonylase/synthase complex subunit alpha/beta has product MDLAMAVPQGNERLESAIAGLEGEAAYAETAYALPVSYALTGMRVTGADEARAAYLASGKNPLVAAECVRAFAGGGVEEAPYTGFLGDTELRRLGYSLVDGSILGLALLVGTPEHADAAAAVCRELQETYMLTFLAGGVTGALTAAGVKVGPGYRLVPLGPGGMAAVHFADILARVAMMFGGVQAGDAGRLLAYARERAKAFVVAFPGLSEEEVAVLDALRPLGIPVLSVDGYEGGEWVAVEAGEAAGRGRDLREIRVKVTAIPIPMACSPAFEGKSIRKEEMHLEFGGGRTPAFELLRMRPPDEVEDGEVTVIGPEADEVAAGAALPLAVMVDVAGKRMKKEYEPVLERRVHTFLNYGEGSWHVAQRDLIWVRLSKEAVAKGVRIRHLGTLLAGRFRADFPDLLDAVAVTLITDEAAVLAARPEAEEVYWQRDERIAGMKDEDAGLFYSCTLCQTFAPNHVCIITPERPALCGAITWLDARIAHEIAPAGANQPVEKGEIVDDLTGEFAGVNRFVKQASHGTVDRVCLYGMMEYPMTACGCFEAVAAVLPETNGVVIVTREYRGETPLGMTFSTLAGTIGGGAQTPGFLGISRNYILSNRFLRAEGGIARVVWMPAHLKEELGERLRQVLGERGMPDLFERIADERTATTLEDLVAFLEKAGHPALAMDPII; this is encoded by the coding sequence ATGGACCTGGCGATGGCCGTCCCTCAGGGGAATGAACGGCTGGAGAGCGCGATTGCCGGACTGGAAGGGGAGGCCGCCTATGCGGAGACGGCCTATGCCCTGCCGGTGAGTTATGCCCTGACCGGGATGCGGGTGACCGGGGCCGACGAGGCGCGGGCGGCGTACCTGGCCTCCGGAAAAAATCCGCTGGTGGCCGCGGAGTGTGTCAGGGCGTTTGCCGGGGGTGGGGTGGAGGAGGCGCCGTACACCGGGTTCCTCGGCGACACCGAACTGCGGCGGCTCGGGTATTCCCTGGTGGACGGGAGCATCCTGGGCCTCGCCCTCCTGGTCGGCACGCCCGAACATGCCGACGCCGCCGCGGCGGTCTGCCGGGAACTGCAGGAGACGTACATGCTCACCTTCCTTGCCGGCGGGGTGACCGGGGCGCTCACGGCGGCGGGCGTGAAGGTCGGGCCGGGGTACCGTCTCGTCCCCCTGGGGCCCGGCGGGATGGCGGCCGTCCACTTCGCCGACATCCTCGCACGGGTGGCGATGATGTTCGGCGGGGTGCAGGCCGGCGACGCCGGGCGCCTGCTGGCCTATGCACGGGAACGGGCAAAAGCCTTTGTCGTCGCCTTCCCCGGCCTCTCCGAAGAGGAGGTCGCGGTCCTCGACGCCCTCCGCCCCCTCGGCATCCCGGTGCTCTCGGTCGACGGCTACGAGGGCGGCGAGTGGGTGGCGGTGGAGGCCGGCGAGGCCGCCGGCCGCGGCCGGGACCTGCGGGAGATCAGGGTGAAGGTGACGGCGATCCCGATCCCGATGGCCTGCTCCCCAGCCTTCGAGGGGAAGAGCATCCGCAAAGAGGAGATGCACCTCGAGTTCGGGGGCGGGCGGACCCCGGCCTTCGAACTCCTGCGGATGCGGCCTCCCGACGAGGTGGAGGACGGGGAGGTGACGGTGATCGGGCCCGAGGCCGACGAGGTGGCCGCGGGCGCGGCCCTGCCCCTGGCCGTCATGGTGGACGTCGCCGGGAAACGGATGAAGAAGGAGTACGAACCCGTGCTGGAGAGACGGGTCCACACCTTCCTCAACTACGGCGAGGGCTCCTGGCACGTCGCCCAGCGCGACCTCATCTGGGTCCGCCTCTCGAAGGAGGCGGTGGCGAAGGGGGTGCGGATCAGGCACCTCGGCACCCTCCTTGCCGGGCGGTTCAGGGCCGACTTCCCCGACCTCCTCGACGCCGTGGCGGTGACGCTGATCACCGACGAGGCCGCGGTCCTCGCCGCCCGCCCGGAGGCCGAGGAGGTCTACTGGCAGAGAGACGAGCGGATCGCCGGGATGAAGGACGAAGACGCCGGCCTCTTCTACTCATGCACCCTCTGCCAGACCTTCGCCCCCAACCATGTCTGCATCATCACGCCCGAGCGTCCGGCCCTCTGCGGGGCGATCACCTGGCTGGACGCCCGGATCGCCCACGAGATCGCCCCGGCGGGTGCAAACCAGCCCGTGGAGAAGGGAGAGATCGTCGACGACCTCACGGGCGAGTTCGCCGGGGTGAACCGGTTCGTGAAGCAGGCCTCCCACGGGACGGTGGACCGGGTCTGCCTGTACGGGATGATGGAGTACCCGATGACGGCCTGCGGGTGTTTCGAGGCGGTGGCCGCGGTGCTTCCCGAGACGAATGGGGTGGTGATCGTCACCAGGGAGTACAGGGGCGAGACGCCTCTTGGCATGACCTTCTCCACCCTGGCCGGGACGATCGGGGGCGGGGCGCAGACGCCGGGGTTCCTCGGGATCTCCAGGAACTACATCCTTTCGAACCGTTTCCTCAGGGCCGAGGGGGGGATCGCACGGGTGGTCTGGATGCCCGCCCACCTCAAAGAGGAACTGGGAGAGCGGTTGCGGCAGGTGCTCGGGGAGCGCGGCATGCCCGACCTCTTCGAGCGGATCGCGGACGAACGGACGGCGACGACCCTGGAGGACCTCGTCGCCTTCCTGGAGAAGGCCGGCCACCCGGCGCTGGCGATGGACCCGATCATCTGA
- a CDS encoding ATP-dependent DNA helicase, protein MDPLEDWFPYPSFRPNQREMLEFAAETARDGGIAMIDAPTGSGKSSVVSALLAARGRKRVVVAVRTISQLATFIRELELVRKVKPTLTFAYLVGKSSMCPLGGEGDPYRRCEAVKAFSSSLMREQAHKGSLVPTEDKVIKEQIRKMDPEHPLICPYFIKSRVFVKDSEEAGLRMGPSGALRDRANRVRREGIPPESLNAFCRGLCPYETMMQAARGADVLICNFHHLFNDDVRDQLYANLDIEPEDVLLLIDEAHNCGDVVEGIQSVVLEARVLEGTMTELAHLSKNMKSVNAVRQILPNVSRFMEDLKRSPKDEDWFDPAIFHRMAIKGSLYKGLEEVVEDLSRIAERVSEKNKNAGIYKESAVEQFSEFMYRVYRAGADPTFLTLYRSSEGVVELEVRNIDPSGKMREICEAHAGAVLISGTLSPLDAYRKYFFGDVEVRTQSLPNSFPRENRLLACADDVTTAYRMRRDPKNTERIVGYIRAFAQAPGNLAVYFPSYQLLNTYAEACGSRVNGKKVYVEPREAGEATAALREFVGLPERGKAGILFAVCGGKWSEGLDYRGEMLRGAMVVGLPLAPYNNVRRMVIDYYKHKFGREGEFISYTLPAINRATQALGRVLRTPEDVGVLVLAEQRFLEQGVRDGLPPWMQQEMERCGLEGFRRLVLQWKGRR, encoded by the coding sequence ATGGACCCGCTTGAAGACTGGTTCCCGTATCCGTCCTTCCGCCCGAACCAGAGGGAGATGCTGGAGTTCGCCGCCGAGACCGCGCGCGACGGCGGGATCGCGATGATCGACGCCCCCACCGGCAGCGGGAAGTCGAGCGTCGTCTCCGCCCTCCTCGCCGCCCGCGGCAGAAAGAGGGTGGTCGTGGCGGTGCGGACCATCTCGCAACTCGCCACCTTTATCCGAGAACTCGAACTGGTCAGGAAGGTGAAGCCCACCCTCACCTTCGCGTACCTCGTCGGAAAAAGTTCGATGTGTCCGCTCGGCGGGGAAGGCGATCCCTACCGGCGGTGCGAGGCGGTCAAGGCCTTCTCCTCCTCGCTGATGCGCGAGCAGGCGCACAAGGGGTCCCTGGTCCCGACCGAGGATAAGGTGATCAAGGAGCAGATCAGGAAGATGGACCCAGAGCACCCGCTCATCTGCCCGTACTTCATCAAGAGCCGGGTCTTTGTGAAGGACAGCGAGGAGGCCGGGCTGCGGATGGGGCCGTCCGGAGCGCTGCGCGACCGGGCCAACCGCGTCCGGCGGGAAGGGATCCCCCCCGAGAGCCTCAACGCCTTCTGCCGGGGACTCTGTCCGTACGAGACGATGATGCAGGCGGCCCGCGGCGCCGACGTCCTCATCTGCAACTTCCACCACCTCTTCAACGACGACGTGAGGGACCAGCTGTACGCCAACCTCGACATCGAGCCCGAAGACGTCCTCCTCCTCATCGACGAGGCCCACAACTGCGGGGACGTCGTCGAGGGGATCCAGAGCGTCGTCCTGGAAGCCAGGGTGCTGGAAGGGACGATGACCGAACTGGCCCACCTTTCGAAGAACATGAAGTCGGTGAACGCCGTCAGGCAGATCCTCCCCAATGTCTCGCGTTTCATGGAGGACCTCAAGCGTTCGCCCAAGGACGAGGACTGGTTCGACCCGGCGATCTTCCACCGGATGGCGATCAAGGGCTCGCTGTACAAGGGGCTTGAAGAGGTCGTCGAGGACCTCTCCAGGATCGCCGAACGGGTTTCCGAGAAGAACAAGAACGCCGGGATCTACAAGGAGAGCGCGGTCGAGCAGTTCTCTGAGTTCATGTACCGCGTCTACCGTGCCGGCGCCGACCCGACCTTCCTCACCCTGTACCGCTCCTCCGAGGGCGTGGTCGAACTCGAGGTGCGAAACATCGACCCGAGCGGGAAGATGCGAGAGATCTGCGAGGCCCATGCCGGCGCCGTCCTCATCTCAGGCACCCTCTCCCCCCTCGACGCCTACCGGAAATACTTCTTCGGCGACGTCGAGGTCCGCACGCAATCTCTCCCGAACAGTTTCCCGCGGGAGAACCGGCTGCTCGCCTGCGCCGACGACGTCACCACCGCCTACCGGATGCGCCGCGATCCCAAAAACACCGAGCGGATCGTCGGCTACATCCGGGCCTTCGCCCAGGCGCCTGGCAACCTGGCCGTCTACTTCCCCTCGTACCAGCTCCTCAACACCTATGCCGAGGCCTGCGGGAGCCGGGTCAACGGCAAGAAGGTCTATGTCGAGCCCAGGGAAGCGGGCGAGGCGACGGCGGCGCTGAGGGAGTTCGTCGGTCTCCCCGAGCGCGGGAAGGCCGGGATCCTCTTTGCGGTCTGCGGCGGCAAGTGGAGCGAGGGCCTCGACTACCGCGGCGAGATGCTGCGCGGGGCGATGGTCGTCGGCCTCCCGCTGGCGCCGTACAACAATGTCCGCCGGATGGTCATCGACTACTACAAACACAAGTTCGGGCGGGAAGGCGAGTTCATCTCGTACACCCTCCCGGCGATCAATAGGGCCACCCAGGCGCTCGGCCGGGTGCTCCGGACGCCGGAGGACGTCGGGGTGCTCGTCCTCGCGGAGCAGCGGTTCCTGGAGCAGGGAGTGCGGGACGGGCTGCCGCCCTGGATGCAGCAGGAGATGGAGCGGTGCGGGCTCGAGGGCTTCAGGCGCCTGGTGCTCCAGTGGAAAGGCCGGCGGTGA
- a CDS encoding methylated-DNA--[protein]-cysteine S-methyltransferase, with the protein MREGSCPFGLWHVHVAWEDDLVSRVRFLRYPAAGGAPEQFTRYLAGDPNGLAGLRSVATEGESVFARIYRAVQAVPYGETTTYGEVAGRVGTVPRVVGTAMRLNPTPLLVPCHRVVAKDGPGGFSPALELKQALLSLERGKRTY; encoded by the coding sequence TTGCGTGAGGGGAGCTGCCCCTTCGGGCTCTGGCACGTGCACGTCGCCTGGGAGGACGACCTCGTCTCCAGGGTGCGCTTCCTGCGGTACCCGGCGGCGGGCGGGGCGCCCGAGCAGTTCACCCGGTACCTTGCCGGCGACCCGAACGGGCTTGCGGGCCTCCGTTCGGTCGCCACCGAAGGCGAGAGCGTCTTTGCCCGGATCTACCGCGCGGTGCAGGCGGTGCCGTACGGCGAGACGACGACCTACGGCGAGGTCGCCGGCCGCGTCGGGACGGTGCCGCGGGTCGTCGGCACGGCGATGCGCCTCAACCCCACGCCGCTCCTCGTCCCCTGCCACCGTGTGGTGGCAAAAGACGGGCCCGGCGGTTTTTCCCCTGCTCTCGAATTGAAGCAGGCACTCCTCTCATTGGAGAGAGGAAAGCGGACATATTAA
- a CDS encoding ketopantoate reductase family protein, with protein MKVLILGAGAVGLSLAARLSDHCDVHAVCRQRHADAIAERGLVLTGLWGEGTHRFSASEEVPAGERYDYIFITSKALATRAICEQFADVIKDTETVSLQNGIGNEEIVAEYTDRVIGGTIITGFEWRGDARVHVSVVGGPMKLGRFPDGPDPKVDALVALVEKAGVPVEGSSHIKGDLWAKTLYNSSLNPLGALMNVPYGKLLHPMPWGIIEHVVREAYAVMAEEGVRVPWPTADDYLAYLHDVQVPSTAEHHASMLQDIMHGHLTEIDFMNGEIAARAQKYGLDAPYNDCITRLMHFRESLLEQ; from the coding sequence ATGAAAGTGCTGATACTCGGAGCCGGTGCAGTCGGACTCTCCCTCGCCGCCCGGCTCTCCGACCACTGCGATGTCCATGCCGTCTGCAGGCAGCGGCATGCCGATGCGATCGCCGAGCGCGGCCTGGTGCTGACCGGGCTCTGGGGCGAGGGTACGCACCGCTTCTCGGCCTCCGAGGAGGTGCCCGCCGGCGAGCGCTACGACTATATCTTCATCACTTCCAAGGCGCTTGCCACCCGCGCGATCTGCGAGCAGTTCGCCGACGTGATCAAGGACACCGAGACGGTCAGCCTCCAGAACGGGATCGGGAACGAGGAGATCGTCGCGGAGTATACCGACCGGGTCATCGGCGGCACGATCATCACCGGGTTCGAGTGGCGGGGCGACGCCCGCGTCCATGTTTCGGTGGTCGGTGGGCCGATGAAACTCGGGCGGTTCCCCGACGGTCCCGACCCGAAGGTGGACGCCCTCGTCGCCCTCGTCGAGAAGGCCGGCGTGCCGGTCGAGGGGAGCAGCCATATCAAGGGCGATCTCTGGGCCAAGACCCTGTACAACTCCTCGCTCAATCCCCTGGGCGCCCTGATGAACGTGCCGTACGGCAAACTCCTCCACCCGATGCCCTGGGGGATCATCGAGCATGTGGTCAGAGAGGCCTACGCGGTGATGGCCGAGGAGGGCGTCCGCGTCCCCTGGCCGACGGCCGACGACTACCTCGCCTATCTTCACGACGTCCAGGTGCCGAGCACCGCCGAGCACCACGCCTCCATGCTCCAGGACATCATGCACGGGCACCTGACCGAGATCGACTTCATGAACGGCGAGATCGCGGCCAGAGCACAGAAATACGGACTTGACGCCCCCTACAACGACTGCATCACCAGGCTGATGCATTTCCGCGAGTCGCTCCTGGAGCAGTGA
- the mobA gene encoding molybdenum cofactor guanylyltransferase, whose translation MRTGIVLVGGEARRAGGVEKYFFEVCGQTFIDRLLQTLRGVVDEIVIVARSEEQCARFAEYQDVRCIEDLRKGLGPIGGVHAGALAAHGDELFVVACDMPCINGMVIEALFGMMAGYDAAIPCWNREMLEPLHAVYRRTPLLEYLRDHKSRSLRAMVEGLHPRYVPAELFRPMDPDLLTFININHISDLERFKAEIEHRL comes from the coding sequence ATGAGAACCGGGATCGTGCTGGTGGGCGGCGAGGCGCGTCGGGCCGGCGGGGTGGAGAAGTATTTCTTCGAGGTCTGCGGGCAGACGTTCATCGACCGCCTTCTCCAGACGCTCCGGGGCGTCGTCGACGAGATCGTCATCGTCGCCAGGAGCGAGGAGCAGTGCGCACGCTTTGCCGAATACCAGGACGTCCGGTGCATCGAGGATCTGCGAAAGGGCCTCGGCCCCATCGGCGGGGTCCATGCCGGGGCCCTCGCCGCCCACGGCGACGAACTCTTCGTCGTCGCCTGCGATATGCCATGCATCAACGGGATGGTCATCGAGGCGCTCTTCGGGATGATGGCGGGCTACGACGCCGCGATCCCCTGCTGGAACCGGGAGATGCTCGAGCCGCTCCATGCGGTCTACCGCCGTACCCCGCTTCTCGAGTACCTCCGCGACCACAAGAGCCGGTCCCTGCGGGCGATGGTCGAGGGCCTCCATCCCCGCTATGTCCCGGCCGAGTTGTTCAGGCCGATGGACCCCGACCTCCTCACCTTCATCAATATCAACCATATCAGCGACCTCGAACGCTTCAAGGCCGAGATCGAGCACCGGTTGTGA
- a CDS encoding dihydroorotate dehydrogenase electron transfer subunit translates to MSDLPMLPVRVTVKAVVEETPSVRTFYFEPGIPSSPGQFVMVWVPGVDEVPMALSSATSITVQQVGDATTAMFCLKPGDALGIRGPLGNGFTVSGKTLAIGGGVGAAPLLHLAVEGKVSTFLLGARTADELLFAPVINASSNLKIATDDGTAGHHGVVTDLMDEIDLEAYDHICVCGPEIMMLKVLERLHAAGVADRGQFSLHRYMKCGIGVCGSCATDPHGLRVCRDGPVFTGADLLESEFGRYARDATGSKVVFPWAKKAEE, encoded by the coding sequence GTGTCTGACCTCCCGATGCTCCCGGTGCGGGTGACGGTCAAGGCGGTCGTCGAGGAGACGCCGTCGGTGCGGACCTTCTACTTCGAGCCAGGCATCCCCTCCTCGCCCGGCCAGTTCGTGATGGTCTGGGTGCCGGGCGTCGACGAGGTGCCGATGGCCCTCTCCTCGGCGACCTCGATCACGGTCCAGCAGGTCGGCGACGCCACGACGGCGATGTTTTGCCTCAAGCCCGGCGACGCCCTCGGGATCCGCGGGCCGCTGGGCAACGGCTTCACGGTGAGCGGCAAGACCCTGGCCATCGGCGGCGGGGTCGGCGCCGCCCCGCTCCTCCACCTCGCGGTGGAGGGGAAGGTGAGCACCTTCCTGCTGGGGGCGCGGACCGCCGACGAACTCCTCTTCGCCCCGGTGATCAACGCCTCTTCCAACCTGAAGATCGCCACCGACGACGGCACGGCCGGCCACCATGGGGTGGTCACCGACCTGATGGACGAGATCGACCTGGAGGCGTACGACCACATCTGCGTCTGCGGCCCGGAGATCATGATGCTCAAGGTGCTCGAACGTCTCCACGCCGCCGGCGTCGCCGACCGCGGCCAGTTCTCGCTCCACCGGTACATGAAGTGCGGGATCGGGGTCTGCGGTTCGTGCGCCACCGACCCCCACGGCCTGCGGGTCTGCCGGGACGGTCCGGTCTTCACCGGCGCCGACCTGCTGGAGTCGGAGTTCGGACGCTATGCACGGGACGCCACCGGCAGCAAGGTCGTCTTCCCGTGGGCGAAGAAAGCGGAAGAGTGA
- a CDS encoding dihydroorotate dehydrogenase, producing MISLQPGEITVGGVALHNHLLLAAGVLGTTGASLRRMLRLGAGGVVTKSIGPEPNPGHHGPCLVRTEGGLLNAMGLPNPSKEFVGEIEPLKDEPVVVSVYGKDPEDFKEVAGWFAGTGTARGFELNVSCPHAAGYGAAIGTDPEMVLECTRAVASHGLPVWVKLTPNVTDITTIGLAAEKGGASAIVAVNTVRGMRISTEMRRPVLGYRSGGLSGKAIFPIAVKCVWDLYEACSIPIVGCGGISTADDVVEMMMAGAQAVEVGSAVIDEVRVFEQIARGLYAADGVAAEEIVGVAHRV from the coding sequence ATGATTTCCCTCCAACCTGGCGAAATAACGGTCGGCGGGGTCGCTCTTCACAACCATCTCCTCCTCGCGGCCGGGGTGCTGGGGACGACCGGTGCGTCCCTCAGGCGGATGCTCAGGCTCGGGGCGGGCGGCGTGGTCACCAAGTCCATCGGGCCTGAGCCCAACCCCGGCCACCACGGTCCCTGCCTGGTCAGGACCGAGGGCGGGCTGCTCAACGCGATGGGCCTGCCCAACCCCTCGAAGGAGTTTGTCGGTGAGATCGAACCGCTCAAGGACGAACCCGTGGTCGTGAGCGTCTACGGCAAGGACCCGGAAGACTTCAAGGAGGTCGCCGGATGGTTTGCCGGGACGGGGACGGCCCGCGGCTTTGAACTGAACGTGAGTTGCCCGCACGCCGCCGGCTACGGGGCGGCGATCGGGACCGACCCCGAGATGGTGCTCGAGTGCACGCGGGCGGTGGCCTCCCACGGCCTGCCGGTCTGGGTGAAACTCACTCCCAATGTCACCGACATCACCACCATCGGCCTGGCCGCCGAGAAGGGCGGGGCGAGCGCGATCGTGGCGGTGAACACGGTGCGCGGGATGCGGATCTCCACCGAGATGCGCCGGCCGGTCCTGGGGTACCGGAGCGGCGGGCTCTCGGGCAAGGCGATCTTTCCGATCGCGGTGAAGTGTGTCTGGGACCTGTACGAGGCCTGCTCGATCCCGATCGTCGGGTGCGGCGGGATCTCGACGGCAGACGACGTCGTCGAGATGATGATGGCCGGTGCGCAGGCCGTCGAGGTCGGGAGCGCGGTCATCGACGAGGTGCGGGTCTTCGAGCAGATCGCACGCGGGCTGTACGCCGCCGACGGGGTGGCGGCCGAGGAGATCGTGGGGGTGGCGCACCGTGTCTGA
- a CDS encoding malate dehydrogenase → MSSLAVIGTGRVGGEVAFLAAALGLADELILCDAVKPLERAQVLDISHAAYDIVIETDPALLRDADVCIFTAGRPRTPDVKTRADLLTVNLPVIDDCCRALKGFGGVLITVTNPMDVNNYLFSRCLDLEPSRCVGFGGQLDSARFALRLAKEGIADGPAFILGEHGEHQVPVFSRLGTGVPVERREAVLASLRGASMEVIKGKGGTAFGPAAHIARLAGAVLDDRRDEVVPCSCIVDGEYGLSGLSIGLPARVGREGIVEIVEWDLDEWETAKLNEAAGFIKKLCRDA, encoded by the coding sequence ATGAGCAGCCTCGCAGTGATCGGAACCGGCCGGGTCGGGGGTGAAGTCGCATTTCTCGCCGCAGCATTGGGTCTTGCGGACGAACTCATACTCTGCGACGCCGTCAAGCCCCTCGAACGCGCGCAGGTCCTTGATATCAGTCATGCCGCCTATGACATCGTCATCGAGACCGATCCCGCCCTCCTGAGGGACGCAGACGTCTGCATCTTCACCGCGGGCCGGCCCCGCACCCCGGACGTGAAGACCAGGGCCGACCTCCTTACCGTCAACCTCCCGGTCATCGACGACTGCTGCCGGGCGTTGAAGGGGTTTGGCGGGGTGCTGATCACGGTCACCAACCCCATGGACGTGAACAACTACCTCTTCTCCCGCTGCCTCGACCTCGAACCCTCCCGGTGCGTCGGGTTCGGCGGCCAACTCGACAGCGCCAGGTTCGCCCTCAGGCTCGCGAAGGAGGGAATCGCGGACGGCCCGGCGTTTATCCTCGGCGAGCACGGGGAACACCAGGTCCCGGTCTTCTCCAGGCTCGGGACCGGGGTGCCGGTCGAGCGGCGCGAGGCGGTGCTCGCCTCCCTCCGCGGGGCGAGCATGGAAGTGATCAAGGGGAAGGGCGGCACGGCCTTCGGTCCTGCGGCCCATATCGCGCGGCTTGCCGGAGCGGTCCTCGACGACCGGCGGGACGAGGTCGTCCCGTGCTCGTGCATCGTCGACGGCGAATACGGGCTTTCCGGCCTTTCCATCGGTCTCCCCGCGAGGGTCGGGCGCGAAGGGATCGTGGAGATCGTCGAGTGGGACCTCGACGAGTGGGAGACGGCAAAACTGAACGAGGCTGCCGGCTTCATCAAGAAACTCTGCAGGGACGCGTAA